From Orcinus orca chromosome 3, mOrcOrc1.1, whole genome shotgun sequence, a single genomic window includes:
- the SNX18 gene encoding sorting nexin-18 isoform X2: MALRARALYDFRSENPGEISLREHEVLSLCSEQDIEGWLEGINSRGDRGLFPASYVQVIRVPEPGPAGDGGPGAPARYANVPPGGFEPLPAAPPASFKPPPDAFQPLLQPQQAPPPSTFQPPGAGFSYGGGALQPSPQQLYGGGYQASQGSDDDWDDEWDDSSTVADEPGVLGSGAYPDLDGSSSGGVGAAGRYRLSTRTDLSLGSRGGSAPPQHHPSGAKSSATVSRNLNRFSTFVKSGGEAFVLGEASGFVKDGDKLCVVLGPYGPEWQENPYPFQCTIDDPTKQTKFKGMKSYISYKLVPTHTQVPVHRRYKHFDWLYARLAEKFPVISVPHLPEKQATGRFEEDFISKRRKGLIWWMNHMASHPVLAQCDVFQHFLTCPSSTDEKAWKQGKRKAEKDEMVGANFFLTLSTPPAAALDLQEVESKIDGFKCFTKKMDDSALQLNHTANEFARKQVTGFKKEYQKVGQSFRGLSQAFELDQQAFSAGLNQAIAFTGDAYDAIGELFADQPRQDLDPVMDLLALYQGHLANFPDIIHVQKGRRS, encoded by the coding sequence AGCCGCGGGGACCGCGGCCTCTTCCCGGCCTCGTACGTGCAGGTGATCCGAGTCCCCGAGCCCGGCCCGGCGGGCGACGGCGGCCCGGGCGCCCCGGCTCGCTACGCCAACGTGCCACCCGGCGGTTTCGAGCCCCTGCCCGCCGCGCCGCCCGCCTCCTTCAAGCCGCCGCCCGACGCCTTCCAACCGCTGCTGCAACCGCAGCAGGCGCCGCCGCCGAGCACCTTCCAGCCGCCGGGCGCTGGCTTCTCGTATGGCGGGGGTGCCCTGCAGCCGTCGCCGCAGCAGCTCTACGGCGGCGGCTACCAGGCCAGCCAGGGCAGCGACGATGACTGGGACGACGAGTGGGACGACAGCTCCACGGTGGCTGACGAGCCGGGCGTGCTGGGCAGCGGCGCGTACCCGGACCTCGACGGCTCGTCGTCGGGGGGCGTCGGCGCTGCGGGCCGCTACCGCCTGTCCACACGCACCGACTTGTCCCTGGGCTCCCGCGGCGGCTCGGCGCCCCCGCAGCACCACCCGTCGGGGGCCAAGAGCTCGGCCACCGTGAGCCGCAACCTCAATCGCTTCTCCACCTTCGTCAAGTCGGGCGGGGAGGCCTTCGTGCTGGGCGAGGCGTCGGGCTTCGTGAAGGACGGGGACAAGCTGTGCGTGGTGCTGGGGCCCTACGGCCCCGAGTGGCAGGAGAACCCCTACCCCTTCCAGTGCACCATCGACGACCCCACCAAGCAGACCAAGTTCAAGGGCATGAAGAGCTACATCTCCTACAAGCTGGTGCCCACGCACACGCAGGTGCCAGTGCACCGGCGCTACAAGCACTTTGACTGGCTGTATGCGCGCCTAGCCGAGAAGTTCCCCGTCATCTCGGTGCCCCACCTGCCCGAGAAGCAGGCCACCGGCCGCTTCGAGGAGGACTTCATCTCCAAGCGCAGGAAGGGCCTGATCTGGTGGATGAACCACATGGCCAGCCACCCGGTGCTGGCGCAGTGCGACGTCTTCCAGCACTTCCTGACCTGCCCCAGCAGCACCGACGAGAAGGCCTGGAAACAGGGCAAGAGGAAGGCCGAGAAGGATGAGATGGTGGGCGCCAACTTCTTCCTGACCCTGAGCACACCCCCCGCCGCCGCCCTCGACCTGCAGGAGGTGGAGAGCAAGATCGACGGCTTCAAGTGCTTCACCAAGAAGATGGACGACAGCGCGCTGCAGCTCAACCACACGGCCAATGAATTCGCGCGCAAGCAGGTGACGGGCTTCAAGAAGGAGTATCAGAAGGTGGGCCAGTCCTTCCGCGGCCTCAGCCAGGCCTTTGAGCTGGACCAGCAGGCCTTCTCGGCCGGCCTGAACCAGGCCATCGCCTTCACCGGAGATGCCTACGACGCCATCGGCGAGCTCTTCGCCGACCAGCCCAGGCAGGACCTGGACCCCGTCATGGACCTGTTAGCGCTGTATCAGGGGCACCTGGCCAACTTCCCCGACATCATCCACGTTCAGAAAG